The sequence ATGTCGCCGATGTCGGTGGCGCGCTCGGAGAGGGTCGCGATGACCTCGCTCGTGATCTGCGAGGCGTGCTTGATCTCCTGCATGCCGTTGATCACCGCCTCAACCGCCTCGCGGCCGGTCTCCGCGTCGACGCGGACCGCCTTGGAAATGGCCGCGGTCTCGTTGGCGTTGCGCTCGACCTGCTTGATGGAGCTGTCCATCTCCATGACCGAGGATGCCGTCGCGGTGGATACCTCCATGAGGCTCACCACGCCGTTACCCACCTGCTTGATGGAAGCGCCCATCTCGACGATGGAGGAGCTGACCTCGTTCACCGAGAGTGCCAGGTTCTCCATGTTCTGTACGACCTCCTCGACGCTCGAGGCCATCTCGAGGATGGAGGAGGAGCTTTCCGAGGCGGAAATGGAGAGGGAATCGACCCCCTGGCCCACCCCTTTCACGGAGGTGTTGATCTGCACGATGGCGGCCGAGGTCTTGGAGACGCTCTCCGCCTGCGTCTTCGCCGACTGCACCACGGTGTGGGAGGCCTTGGCCATGGTGTCGGAGATGACCGCGAGTTCGCTCGAGGAGCGGGAGACCTTGCCGATCATCCCGGAGAGCCTGCCGACCATCTCGTTGAAATCGCTGCCGAGCTTGCCGATCTCGTCCTGATTCCCGGCCTCGATCACGGCGGTGAGATCACCCTCGGCGCCGCGGTTCACTGCGGAGGCCATCGTCCTCACGCGGGAGACGATGTTGCGGGTGATGAGGAGCCCGAGAAGAACGGCCAGGGCCACGGCGACCACGATGACCGCCGCGAAGGTGAAGCCCGCCGAGCGCTGGATCTCGGTCACCTGCTTGTTCGCCGCGGTCATCCGGTTGCCGACCTCGACGAGGATGTCGTCCAGATCCTCCTTCGCCTTATCGTTGGCGGCGGCGATCTCCTCGTTGGCGAGCTTGTTGAGACGCGCATCGGCAAGGGCATCCTTGGCCGCCTGGCTGATCACCCCCGGGGGAACGTTCTTCAAAAGCGCCTGTTTGCGCGCGACCAGTTCGTCAGCGACCTTCTCGAACTCGGCCCAGCTCGCCAGGAACTGCCGGGTGCGCTTCTCGACCACGCTCCCCTTCTCCGCCGGGAGCATGCCGAGCTTCTTGTTCCCCTCGAGGATGATCTGGGCCTGACTCAGCAGGGTGTCCCGCTTCATCTGGTAGTCGTCGATGTACTCCTGCAGCTTCTCCGGGTCGTTGTGAACCAGGGCCGCCTGCATGAGGCTCACGTGGCAGTACTTCTGGGTCACCCCCATGAGGAGTACCAGTTTCTGCTGCTTTGAGAGCTGCTCGAGGATGTTCTGGATCTGGCCGCCGACCCGCTTGATGTTGAGGGCACCGAAACCGCCGGTGAAGGCGACCAGAACGGCCATGATCAGGAACGACCCGATCAGGCGGCTGCGCAGGGTCAGGTCTTTCATCTTGGTTACTTCTCCGATTCAGAGAGGAGGTAGTTCATCAGGTCGACAGAGGCCTTCACTTCGGCCTTGTTCATGTTGGAGTCGGGCTTTCTAAGCATCTTGACCCCGTACGCCTTGGTGGCGCTGCGGTCGAAAGGCTGGCCGGAGATAGGGGCGACACCGGTCTGGATGGCGACGATGGTGCGCTCGAGGGTGTGACATTTGACACATTTCACCCGGACGATCTCGTAGTTCGCCTTCATGGCCGGGGGAAAGGAGGAAGGATCAAGACGCATGGCGTCACCCCTGCCGATGACTTTGAGACCGGCGTGGGCAGAGGTTGCGGTAGCTGCGACGAGGAGCATTGTAACGAGGAGCTTTTTCATAGGGGTGCTGAAACCTCCGAGACATTATCTACGACGGCAGAAGTCGTCGTGCTGAGCATTTCCGTTGCCTTGAGCTAGAGGCTGAAGGCGATGGAGGCGAAGGCGATGTTGCCCGTCCCCTCCGGGGCAATGCTGTGGGTGTACTCAAGCGACAGCCGCAGGTTCTGCAACGGGGCATAGGCCAGGGCCGGGGTGAAACGTTTGATCGCGCCGTAGCCGGCGTTCAGGTATTCGTAGCGGAAAAGCGGTACCAGGTTGACCGGCGCCCCGAGGTAGTACTCACCTTCCAGGGTGTAGGCGCGGCTGTCGACGCTCGTCGCCAGGACGGAGAAGTCGGGGTTGGAATCCCTGCCGAAGCTGCCGCTTCCCTTAAGGTGCAGACGTTTGTAGAGGATGTCGGCCTCGGCGCCGATGCGGCGGAAGTTGTTGACGTTCTGCGCGATGCCGTTAGCGTCGAACTCCCCGTTTTGTCCCCAGTAACCGAAGCCGCCAAGGGTCACGCTCAGAAAGTCCCAGACGCTGTCATGCTCCAGGTCCACCTCGGGCTCCTGCCCCTTCAGGTCGGTCCCCCCGATCTTGTAGGAGATGTGCCCATAGCCGTCCTTGCGGTCCCCTCCGTTTCGATCCACGACGCCCCCCGCAACGAAGAGTCGGTTACCGAGAAGCGCATTCAGTTCGACCCCGTCCTCGGTGGCGTCGCTGCTGAAGGGGGACAGACCGACGCGGTAGGTGGTCGAGGCATACGATGGTACCGGCAGGATGCGGTTACTCTTCTTCCAGAGGGAGAGTTTCGGCTCGAAGCGCCCCACCTTCACGTTGACAGGCGTGCCGGCGGCCTGGCGCCAGACCAGGAACAATTCGTCGAGGTCCGGGCTGTTGCCGGGAGGCACGTTGGTGTTCTCTGCGGGGGTGGAGAGAGCCGATGCGCGCTGCATCCCCTGGGAGTAGAGGTTGTAGGTCACGAAGAAGCCGACCAGGTCGCGGAAGGAGCCACCCGCCTGCAGCGTGACGGATCTTGCCGAGAGGTCCAGCTTGTTGCCGTCCGCGGCGTCCTCGTCATAGGCGAGATCGGCGCTTGCGGTGAGCGAGATCGGGATCTGCTGCGGCAACCCGGAAATGGCGGCCCACTCGTTGCCCGCCGGCTCGGTGCCCTTTGCCGCCTCGCCCTTCTTGTGGGGCCAGACGTAGCCGTTTTTCAGGAAGGCGTCGCCGAACTCGTTCAGTTCGGGATAGATGGTATGGCAGGTGGAACATTCGGTCTTGTGCTGCCGACTGAAGGCGGGGATGGCATCGGCGTGGTCCGGGACCAGCAGGGGAGCGAGGGAGATGCCGAGAAAGAACATGACTGCGGAAGTATGCTTTCTGAGAAACATGATGGACTCCTGCATTGCAATCAGCACTGAAAATTAAATACAACTAATGGCACTTGCCCGGCTGAATTCCCCGCCAGATGCATACTTGGCGCAATTGGACGGATGATTATTACAATATTGGCGAAGTGAAGTCAACTTAACAAAAAGGACTAAACAGAAAAGCGCGCCCCCTGTGAGCTAACACTCATTTTTCTCTACTTTTTTGCTGTGGATAATGCTATAAGGTAGCGTCTGAAAATCCGGGAGGGCATGCTATGTTGCTAAGAAATATTGTATTCACAATCTTTATTCCTCTCCTCCTTGCCGCGTGCGGGGGCAGCAACACTGACACATCGGGGAGTGTTTCCAAGCTCGCCCAATCCCAGAAGTGCATGGACACGAGCTGTCATGCCGGCTCGGTCTCCCCTGGCACCGGCAAACTCATCGTGCAGGAATGGCTTGCCTCTTCCCACAACACCGCCAACGCGGCAGGATGCGCCGACTGCCACGAGCCCCACCCCGGGCACCCGAGCTCCTGCTCCAAGTGCCACGGCGGCGGCAGTGGTGTGGCGCTCCAGAATCCGGACGCCTCGGGCAAATGCGGCAAGTGCCACGGCCTCGCCTTCCCGAACGATCTCATGGTCAGGCTTGCCCCGCAGCATTTCGGCAACATGACGACCAGCTTCTCCGACAGCAAGTACCGCGCCTCGTATGTGAGCTCAAACTACGTCGGCAACTGCCGCAAGTGTCATAACCCGCACAACCCGACCGCGGCCATCAACGTGAACAGGGACTGGGCCGACTCCGGGCACGGCAACGTGACCAAGGCCAGGGCCAACTACGACTTCAAGACCCGCGGCACCTACGAACCGGCCGCCACCACCTTCCAGTACTACTGCGTTCGCTGCCACACCTCCACCGGCTATATCAACTTCGTGACCAGCGGCTTCAAGGTCCAGAAACCTTTTGCCGGTCCGGGCTACCAAGTGGTGCAGAACTACCCCCAGAAGGTGGCTCCCGGTGCGGCACAGCCTGCGGACGCCCCGTCGCCGGACAAGAGCAAGGAAGTCACCGGCTGCGACGTATGCCACGACAACGGCAAGGGACGCGCCTACAGCTGGGTGGCACGCACCGTTGCCCCTGCCGTCATCTATTACAACTTCTCGTCGGCCAACAGCTCCCCGACGGTGAAACTGAACAACAAGGCAACGACCTACCCCGACGTCACCGCATCCAACATCTGCGTCCCCTGCCACTCCGGCCGCGGTATCGGCTCGATGATATATGACGCGGTTGCCGCCGGGATGGACTTCAGCAACACCAACACACCGGGAGCCCACGACCGCGCCGCGGCAGCCCTGGTGTTCCGCACCGGGGGGTACGAGTTCCCCGGCCGCAACTACGTTCCGGACTATTTCCTGCACAGGTTCATCGGGGTAGCGAACGAGCACGGCACCGGCAACAGAGGCCCCTGCGTGACCTGTCACATGAACAACGACGCCACGCACACCTTCCTCCCGGTGGAAGAGGACAGCGCAGGCATCATCTCGGCCATCACCAGCAAGACCTGCGCCCACTGCCACATCGGTGAGCACGAGCTTAGCCCCGCGTTCCTGCAGTCCGAAAAGGACGGCTACGCCGCGGCCATCGCGATGCTGAACGTTCTGAAGACCGACCCGTCCCTGCCGGCCAGCACGCTCAACCCCTCGCGCTCGAAGGTGCGTCCCCTGGCAAACAAGAACTCCGACTACAACGCCGCGTTCCCCGGCGGCGGTGCGAACACCATGGGTGCGTTCTTCAACTCGAGCCTGCTGCAAAACGACCCCGGCGCCTTCGCGCACAACCGTATCTACACCAAGCGGCTCATCTACGATTCCATCGACTGGCTCAACAACGGCATCCTCGACAACGACGTGGAAAGCGCCATCAACAACGCCACCCTTGCCGTGAACAGCGGCACCGGCAAGGTATCGCTCAGCAACCCGATCGTGGGCGGGTACTACATCGCGGCACAGCTTCCCGGCACTGCCTACGCAGACGCCTTCGCCAAGGTCAAGGCGGATGCCATAAAGTACCTCTTGGGTGGGCCCGGGGGGGCGCGTCCATAGGGCGGACCATGAAGATACTTCTGCACATATGCTGTGGCCCCTGCGCCATCTATCCGGTCAAGGAGCTGCGCTCCGCCGGGCTTGACGTCACGGGGCTCTTCTTCAACCACAACATCCACCCCTACACGGAGTACAAGCTCCGTATGGAGGCGCTGAAGAGCTACGCGCAGATGGTGGAGCTAGAGGTGATCTATCGGGAGGAGTACCTCCTGGAGGAGTTCCTCTCCAACGTGGCGGGCGAGCCGCAGGGGCGTTGTGCCTACTGCTACCGCTCAAGGCTCGAAGAAGCGGCGAGAACCGCGGCGGAGCTGGGCTTCGGCCGTTTCAGCTCCACCCTTCTCTACAGCAGGTACCAGAACCAGCAGATGATACGCGAACTGGGTGTCAAACTTGGCGAGCGTTACGGGGTGGAATTCCACTACGAGGACTTCAGGACCGGCTGGCAGGAAGGGATCAACCTCTCCAAGGAGATGGGTCTTTACCGCCAGAAATACTGCGGCTGCATCTACAGCGAAAAGGAACGCTACGTCAGGAAGTAGGCCGTTCCCGGGCAAACCACAGGACTACGAGATGCCCTCCTTCGGCAAATCACTGATCATTTTGGGGCTCATCATCGCCGCCATCGGCGCCATCTTCACCTTCGCCGGAAAGATCCCGTGGCTTGGTCGGCTCCCTGGCGACATCTACGTGAAGAAGGAGAACTTCACCTTCTACTTCCCGCTCGCCACCAGCATCATCATCTCCCTCTTGCTATCCCTGATCCTCTGGTTCTTCCGCAGGTAAAACGGACCGCAGCGGCACGATTTTCCCGCCCTTCTCCAGTTCGAAAAGGTCGCCGCGCCAGCGCACCCGGTTGCCGACGAGCGACAATCCCCACACGGCAAACGAGAGCGCGTCGCGCAGCGGCACGAGCCACAGCCAGCGCGGCAGAAGCCGGTCCTTGACAAGCGTCCGGCTGTACGCCGTCGATACCAAGGAGCGCACGAGGTAGAGAAGCGCCGCCGCCCCCCACCCCGCCGCGGAAAAGCCGGAAACGAGCAACGCGAGGAGCACCCCCGGGAAAGGCAGGGTGATCCCCGAGGCGAGATAGCCACCGGGACGGGAGACGCGCATGGTGCGCCCCCAGCGCAACTGCCGCGACAGGAGTTCGGAGAGCTTCTCGTCCCCGCGCATCATGCTCTCCACGAAGTACGGCGAAAGCTCGAGCCGGTACCCCGCCTTGAAGATCATGTTTCCAAGTTGGTAGTCGTCGGCCAGATAATCGACCAGCGCCTCGAAGCCCCCGATTTTCTGCAAAGCCTCCCGCCGCACCGCCATCGACGCGCCGAGGGCGAAGGAAAGCCCCTCGAGCTTCAGCGCCGTCATCACGTTGGGCATCATCTCGCAGCAAAAGCCTAGCGCCTCGATGGCGCACCCCGGCCCCCGCACCTCGGTGCTGCGGTAGAGCGAGGTGACAAGCCCGACCTTTGGATCGGCGAAGGCGGCGCAGACCGCGCGCAGGTACCCCTTCTCCACCCTAATGTCGCTGTCGCAGACGACGATGAGCGGGTGTTTCGCCTTCGCGTAGGCGTGCATGAGGTTGCAGACCTTGTAGTTGGAGCCGTGTATGGACGGATCGACGACGAGCTCGATGTCCCGCTCGGGAAAGGAGGCGATGAGGCGGCGGATGATGGGGATTACCGGGTCATCGTCCGAGGCGACGGCGAAAACGATCTGGTACTCGGGGTAGTCCTGCACGCAGAAGGAGGAGAAATTCTCGAAGCTGTCGCCGTCGACGCCGCGCACCGGCTTCAGGATGGAGACAGGCGGCGCATGTTCGGGGAGCGCTTTTATGCCGCGGAAGAAACTCCGCCCGCAGTGCAGGGTGATCGCGGCGTAAGCGAGCGAAGGGGCGACCAGGAGAAACGGGAGGGCGTCGCGTAACATCAGCGGATCCTTTCCACGAAGACGAGATAGGGTGCGGTTTCCGGGCGGTTCAACTGCCGGTGCCGCCAGACGTTGAAGCGGCCGGGGTGTTGGGAGGCCGCCCAGTTCTCCACGGCTTGCCCCTCCTCGGGACCGCCGTCATGACCGGTATAGATGGCGACGGTGATGATCCCCCCCGGTGCGAGGAGCTCAGCCGCCTGCTGTAAAGCCGCCACGGTATTGGCAGGATCGGTGATGAGGGCGGCGTCCCCGCCTGGGAGGTAGCCCAGGTTGAAGACGGCAGCCGTAATTCCCTCCGGCACGAACTCGGCGAGCCGCTCGTGTCCCGCCTCGATGAGCCGCACCCGGTCCAGGCACCCTTCCCGCTCGAGGAGTTCGCGCGTCGCGGCGATGGCGGATGGCTGCACGTCGAAGGCCCAGACCGTCCCGGACTCCCCAACCAGCCGGGCCAGAAGGAGGGTATCGAGCCCGTTGCCGCAGGTCGCGTCCAAGACCAAGTCCCCCGGTCGCACCCGCTCCCTCAGAAAGTAATGCGAAAAGGGCACCGCCCCCCGCAGCGTTTCATTTTTCATCCCGACCGTGCCCAAATCTCCACAACCTCCAGACTTCGCCTAGCCTCCGGGAGAGGCTCAAGTGTGAGGGTGCATCCCGCAAGGAGCCTCGTGCCCAAGGACCAGACTGATCCCACGAAGCGCTGCACGAGCCCCGGCGTCCCCCCCTTTGCGAAGGGGGGACAGGGGGGATTTGCATTGATTACCGAATGGAACGAAGGAGCCCCACGCCGCAAACCGCACAATAAGATGGCAGATGCTGCAACTGCTGTTCGGACGTGCCAACAAAGGGCAAATCCCCCCCAGCCCCCCTTCGCAAAGGGGGGTGCTGAAAGTCCTCGCTTTTAACTACTTCTTCGCGGCAAGCGTCAGCACCGCCGGCAGCGTGACCATGAAGGCAATCTGGCAGGCAACCATGCCGAGCGACATCACGGCACCGATGCTGAATACCCCCTGGTGCCTCGCCACCATGAGCGCGCCGAAACTCGCCATGATGGTGAGGGTGTTAAGCAAGACGCCGACGCCGGTGGAGCTTAGGATCACGCTCCCCGCACTCCCCTCCTCGCGCCGGTAGCGGTTGATGATGTAGATACCCGAATCGACCGCGATACCGAGCACCAGGGGCATCACGATGATGTTGGCCGAGTTGAAGCTGATGCCGAAGATCCACATGCCGCTCACCATGAAGAGGAGCCCGACGACGAGCGGGACGAGCCCGATGAGCGCGAACTTTATACTCCTGAAGGCGATGAGCAAGATGCACACGATGGCGGCGAAGGCGTAGATGAAGGCGAGGCGGTAGGAGTCGCGCATGATGGTCATCGACTCGTAGACCATAACCGGCTCACCGGTCGCGTGGGCGTCGACGCTGCGCACATCCTTGAGGAAGGCCTCGAGCGGCTCGCGGTTGAAGATCTCCTTTTTCGGCGCCACCTGTAGCATGAGCTTCCCGGTCTTGCCGACGAAGCGCGAGCGCAGTTCCTTCGGGACGTCCGCCTCGGTTACCGGTTTCGCGGCGAGGCTCTGCTTCAGCATTTCGATTTTCGCCGGGAGGTCGCGGAACATCCCCCCCTGGAATTCCTGCAGCATGCCGACGGCGTTTTTGTCGCGCTCCTTCTCGAGACCGGCGAAGAAACCGTCCAGTGTTGCCACGAAGGCGGCAGCCTGCTTCGCCTCGGGACGGTGTTCCTTCTCCAGGCGCTCCTTCACCGCCACGGAGGCGTTTCGGAAGGCCTCGAAAACGCGGGGGAGCTCCATCAGGGAGAGGTCCTCCTCATACGGGGCGGGCTTCACGTCGGCAAGCTCCCGGCGTACCGCTTCCAGTTCCGCTAGTTTCTCCGCCTGGTGGTCCGGCACTAGCGTATTTATGCTCACCACGTGGTCCACGGTCGGGAGCGCCTCCAGCCTCGCGGTCTTCGCGCGCGCATCCTCGGCGTCCTTCGCCATGACTACGGCGAAGTAGCCGCTATTCTCCTTGCTCCTCATCAGCTTGTAGGCGTAGTTGACCGATTCGAGCCCCTTCGCCTGCAGGTTCATCAGGTTGTAGTCGAAGGAGACGCGCGAGAGCGGGTAGAGCGAGGCTACGCAAAGAAGGGCGGTAAGTCCGATCACGGTCTTCGGGTTGCCGAAGACGATGCGGGAGAGGAGCCTGTCCTCCAGTTCGATGGATCCCTTCACCGGGGAGGGCTTCTTGCGGTAACGCACCAGGAGTACCAGCATGGCGGGAAGCACCGTGAAGGTTACCAGGACGCAGATGACGACCCCACCGGCGGCGATAATGCCAAGTTCGGAGATGCCGCGGAAGTCGGTGAAGACGAAGGTCAGAAAGGCGGCGGCGACGGTGGCCGCTGCCATGACGATGGCCCAGACGTTACGGGTGAGGCCGGTCTCGAGGGCTGGAAGCTCGGGGGCGCCCCGGCGCAGCTCCTCCTGGTAGCGCAGCACCACCTGGATGCCGTACTCGATGCCGATGCCGATCAACATCACGGCAAAGACCATGGAAAGTATGTTCAGGTGCCCGACCGCCACGGTGGCGAAGCCGAACGAAACCGAGATGGCGACGAGCAGCGAGACCATGGCGGCGACGACGTTCAGCACCCCGCGGAAGGCGAAGAGAAGCAGCACCGTGGTGAGCGCCAGGGAGACCACGGTGGCGAGCGTGATGTCCTTCTCGCTCGTCGCCATCTCCTCGTTTTCCAGTACCGGCGTTCCGGTGAGCCCAGCGGTTACCCCTTTGAACTCGGGAAGCGCCTTCAGCCGCGCCACCTCGGCCCGCACCACGGCGATGGCCGCCCCGGCCGGGACGAAGCCGGACATGTCGCGCACCGGGAGCGCCGTGAGGATCTGCTGGCGCCCCGCACGTGCGAAGGCCGAATCCTTGTTCATGAAGACGCTTTCCATGGAAGGGACGCTCCCCTTCCCGGTCCCGAAGCTCGTGAACCCGGCACCCAGCTTGTCCAGCATGAACATTATCTCGGGGAGTTTCTTCTCATCACCGGCCAGGTACTGATCCATGCTCCCGGTCAGATGGGTGAAGAGGGTCTGCACCGAAGGCGAGGCGGAAAGCGCACGCAGGACCGGCGCGGCGAGGGTCAGGTTGCGACGCAACTCCTTTATGTCCTCAAGCGGCATGAACAGCAGGCCGTTGTCCCGGAAAAACGGGAGCGCGTAAGGGTAGAAGACGTCCGAGAAATGCGCCTTGTCCTTCGCGAGGACGTCGTGCAACCGGTTTCCGAAGGCGCCCACCCGCTCAGGGTCCTGCCCCTCGATCACCACGACGATGTCTTCCATGCTGCCAAACTCGGCGCGGAAGGCCTGGTAGTCCCGGTTGAAAGCGGTGTTGCGGGGCATGAGGTCATCCCGCCCGGTCAGAAACTCCATACGCTGCGAGGTGATCCACAGCGAAAGTACGGAGAGTACGAGTGCGATGGCGAGCACCAGCCAGGGGCGCCGCGCTGCGAAGGAGAAGAGGAGGCTGCTTTTAGCCGTTTCTTTCATGGGACAGTTGCCTTTGCGTGGGGAAAGTTAGGACGCCGCAACCTAGCACACACGACAAACACAATCAACACCCCGAAGCAAACCATTGTTTTCATTAAGAAAAAAAATTATACCACCGAAAAAACAGTGTATTTTTCTGGAAAACCATGATAGATTTCGATCCTTGTAACTATCTG is a genomic window of Geomonas ferrireducens containing:
- a CDS encoding MMPL family transporter; translation: MKETAKSSLLFSFAARRPWLVLAIALVLSVLSLWITSQRMEFLTGRDDLMPRNTAFNRDYQAFRAEFGSMEDIVVVIEGQDPERVGAFGNRLHDVLAKDKAHFSDVFYPYALPFFRDNGLLFMPLEDIKELRRNLTLAAPVLRALSASPSVQTLFTHLTGSMDQYLAGDEKKLPEIMFMLDKLGAGFTSFGTGKGSVPSMESVFMNKDSAFARAGRQQILTALPVRDMSGFVPAGAAIAVVRAEVARLKALPEFKGVTAGLTGTPVLENEEMATSEKDITLATVVSLALTTVLLLFAFRGVLNVVAAMVSLLVAISVSFGFATVAVGHLNILSMVFAVMLIGIGIEYGIQVVLRYQEELRRGAPELPALETGLTRNVWAIVMAAATVAAAFLTFVFTDFRGISELGIIAAGGVVICVLVTFTVLPAMLVLLVRYRKKPSPVKGSIELEDRLLSRIVFGNPKTVIGLTALLCVASLYPLSRVSFDYNLMNLQAKGLESVNYAYKLMRSKENSGYFAVVMAKDAEDARAKTARLEALPTVDHVVSINTLVPDHQAEKLAELEAVRRELADVKPAPYEEDLSLMELPRVFEAFRNASVAVKERLEKEHRPEAKQAAAFVATLDGFFAGLEKERDKNAVGMLQEFQGGMFRDLPAKIEMLKQSLAAKPVTEADVPKELRSRFVGKTGKLMLQVAPKKEIFNREPLEAFLKDVRSVDAHATGEPVMVYESMTIMRDSYRLAFIYAFAAIVCILLIAFRSIKFALIGLVPLVVGLLFMVSGMWIFGISFNSANIIVMPLVLGIAVDSGIYIINRYRREEGSAGSVILSSTGVGVLLNTLTIMASFGALMVARHQGVFSIGAVMSLGMVACQIAFMVTLPAVLTLAAKK
- a CDS encoding class I SAM-dependent methyltransferase, which translates into the protein MKNETLRGAVPFSHYFLRERVRPGDLVLDATCGNGLDTLLLARLVGESGTVWAFDVQPSAIAATRELLEREGCLDRVRLIEAGHERLAEFVPEGITAAVFNLGYLPGGDAALITDPANTVAALQQAAELLAPGGIITVAIYTGHDGGPEEGQAVENWAASQHPGRFNVWRHRQLNRPETAPYLVFVERIR
- a CDS encoding epoxyqueuosine reductase QueH, giving the protein MKILLHICCGPCAIYPVKELRSAGLDVTGLFFNHNIHPYTEYKLRMEALKSYAQMVELEVIYREEYLLEEFLSNVAGEPQGRCAYCYRSRLEEAARTAAELGFGRFSSTLLYSRYQNQQMIRELGVKLGERYGVEFHYEDFRTGWQEGINLSKEMGLYRQKYCGCIYSEKERYVRK
- a CDS encoding DUF2905 domain-containing protein produces the protein MPSFGKSLIILGLIIAAIGAIFTFAGKIPWLGRLPGDIYVKKENFTFYFPLATSIIISLLLSLILWFFRR
- a CDS encoding methyl-accepting chemotaxis protein, with amino-acid sequence MKDLTLRSRLIGSFLIMAVLVAFTGGFGALNIKRVGGQIQNILEQLSKQQKLVLLMGVTQKYCHVSLMQAALVHNDPEKLQEYIDDYQMKRDTLLSQAQIILEGNKKLGMLPAEKGSVVEKRTRQFLASWAEFEKVADELVARKQALLKNVPPGVISQAAKDALADARLNKLANEEIAAANDKAKEDLDDILVEVGNRMTAANKQVTEIQRSAGFTFAAVIVVAVALAVLLGLLITRNIVSRVRTMASAVNRGAEGDLTAVIEAGNQDEIGKLGSDFNEMVGRLSGMIGKVSRSSSELAVISDTMAKASHTVVQSAKTQAESVSKTSAAIVQINTSVKGVGQGVDSLSISASESSSSILEMASSVEEVVQNMENLALSVNEVSSSIVEMGASIKQVGNGVVSLMEVSTATASSVMEMDSSIKQVERNANETAAISKAVRVDAETGREAVEAVINGMQEIKHASQITSEVIATLSERATDIGDILSVIDEVAEQTNLLALNAAIIAAQAGEHGKGFAVVADEIKELSERTSSSTREISQVIRAVQDETQRAVEAIDQSERSIAEGELLSQKSGEALTKIVVGVTEATAQVTEIARTTVEQAKGSQMIREAMEQVSEMVSQIAKATREQGQGSELIMAAVENMKSLTSQVLSSTREQNKVGNLIAQSTESITEMIRHIKRACDEQSRGSEQIVMSVEDIQQATEVNLESTRVMDEAVYKLFRQTEMLKQEMEAFKI
- a CDS encoding cytochrome C, which translates into the protein MFLRKHTSAVMFFLGISLAPLLVPDHADAIPAFSRQHKTECSTCHTIYPELNEFGDAFLKNGYVWPHKKGEAAKGTEPAGNEWAAISGLPQQIPISLTASADLAYDEDAADGNKLDLSARSVTLQAGGSFRDLVGFFVTYNLYSQGMQRASALSTPAENTNVPPGNSPDLDELFLVWRQAAGTPVNVKVGRFEPKLSLWKKSNRILPVPSYASTTYRVGLSPFSSDATEDGVELNALLGNRLFVAGGVVDRNGGDRKDGYGHISYKIGGTDLKGQEPEVDLEHDSVWDFLSVTLGGFGYWGQNGEFDANGIAQNVNNFRRIGAEADILYKRLHLKGSGSFGRDSNPDFSVLATSVDSRAYTLEGEYYLGAPVNLVPLFRYEYLNAGYGAIKRFTPALAYAPLQNLRLSLEYTHSIAPEGTGNIAFASIAFSL
- a CDS encoding cytochrome C; translated protein: MDTSCHAGSVSPGTGKLIVQEWLASSHNTANAAGCADCHEPHPGHPSSCSKCHGGGSGVALQNPDASGKCGKCHGLAFPNDLMVRLAPQHFGNMTTSFSDSKYRASYVSSNYVGNCRKCHNPHNPTAAINVNRDWADSGHGNVTKARANYDFKTRGTYEPAATTFQYYCVRCHTSTGYINFVTSGFKVQKPFAGPGYQVVQNYPQKVAPGAAQPADAPSPDKSKEVTGCDVCHDNGKGRAYSWVARTVAPAVIYYNFSSANSSPTVKLNNKATTYPDVTASNICVPCHSGRGIGSMIYDAVAAGMDFSNTNTPGAHDRAAAALVFRTGGYEFPGRNYVPDYFLHRFIGVANEHGTGNRGPCVTCHMNNDATHTFLPVEEDSAGIISAITSKTCAHCHIGEHELSPAFLQSEKDGYAAAIAMLNVLKTDPSLPASTLNPSRSKVRPLANKNSDYNAAFPGGGANTMGAFFNSSLLQNDPGAFAHNRIYTKRLIYDSIDWLNNGILDNDVESAINNATLAVNSGTGKVSLSNPIVGGYYIAAQLPGTAYADAFAKVKADAIKYLLGGPGGARP
- a CDS encoding cytochrome C, with the translated sequence MKKLLVTMLLVAATATSAHAGLKVIGRGDAMRLDPSSFPPAMKANYEIVRVKCVKCHTLERTIVAIQTGVAPISGQPFDRSATKAYGVKMLRKPDSNMNKAEVKASVDLMNYLLSESEK
- the hpnI gene encoding bacteriohopanetetrol glucosamine biosynthesis glycosyltransferase HpnI, with translation MLRDALPFLLVAPSLAYAAITLHCGRSFFRGIKALPEHAPPVSILKPVRGVDGDSFENFSSFCVQDYPEYQIVFAVASDDDPVIPIIRRLIASFPERDIELVVDPSIHGSNYKVCNLMHAYAKAKHPLIVVCDSDIRVEKGYLRAVCAAFADPKVGLVTSLYRSTEVRGPGCAIEALGFCCEMMPNVMTALKLEGLSFALGASMAVRREALQKIGGFEALVDYLADDYQLGNMIFKAGYRLELSPYFVESMMRGDEKLSELLSRQLRWGRTMRVSRPGGYLASGITLPFPGVLLALLVSGFSAAGWGAAALLYLVRSLVSTAYSRTLVKDRLLPRWLWLVPLRDALSFAVWGLSLVGNRVRWRGDLFELEKGGKIVPLRSVLPAEEPEDQG